The Plasmodium vivax chromosome 7, whole genome shotgun sequence DNA window aaacaaaaaataaatatacgaaTCATGAGCGATGGTAAAGAAGAGTCACATTATGGGAGTGCAAACAACCTGAATGCTTCGTCATCCTTCTTTTCCAAACAcacaagtgaaaaaaataatttgggGGACCCTGCTGAGGGGATCAATCCTCTCGTCAGTTTAGACCCCCTCAACAGTGGAGGCAAAATTGACAGAAATGTCATCTTCATACAAGTGCGAAATTTCTCGCAAAAAATTGACGAGTATATTTCGGACGAGAAAATTTTCAGAGCGCAAAAGTTAATCCTGCACGTGAAGAAATACGTAGAATTTTATATTAgctatttcaaaaaaatgaacgatgAAGAAGCGGTTCAAATGTTAACAAATTATTATGAGGAGAACTGTACGGATAAGAATAGCAGTTATAATGTGAACAATTTAAAAGTccacataattttttattttttaaattttttccgcttGCACGAGATGTCAAATATGCTGCAGGATTATTCATACTACTTTTCGGTAGACAAGAACAACAGCGTATCCTCTGACACGATGAGCAACAGCTTGGACAACAACACTTCGCGCACCCTGGGCGAGGACGCGAATTTGCACAGGAAATCCTCTGCGCTTCACTCCGCTGGCCACTCCGCCGGCCACTCCGTCGGCCACTCCGCCGTCAACTTCGACGAGGGGCTCCCCTGCGGCTCGTCCGCCATGGGGCTCAGCCTGGACGGCGAAGTAAGAAGTGAGCATAATAGCGAAGTGAAAAGTGCACAAATCGGCGAGGGTCCAAATGAGGATCAACAGGCGGAACAACAGGCGGACCAACAGGCGGACCGCCGTGCTGCCCCACGTGCCGCCCCACCTGCCGACCGAGGCGAAGAGCCAGCAGACCCAAACGAGCGCCCCGCGGGCGACCACCCCAGCGGCAGCAACCCGGCCGACGAAGAGGAACAAGCAAAACGAGAGAGTCAAGTCATTGTGGACAAAATGTATCATCACCAGTGCAACGGCTCCAGCATCTTCAGCAGCAACAAAGTCTCCGTCACGaagaaaaattcaaaagaAGAAACTAACATGAATACAAAAGGAAGTAATCGCCATATGGtgaaaattattcaaaaatattcaaGACGATTTAAAAACTttagaaaaatgaaacaaaacaaaGAAGGATGGGTtaaagaaaatgataaatatttggATTTGTGGCACCGAGTTGATAGCGAAAATAATGTTTCTGTGCATATACGGGCGAAGCTTCCCTACGAGGTCAGCAAGATTTTGTCCATTATCAGCGAAACGGAGCTAAGCACTCACTGGGTGCCCTTCCTGACATCCTCCGAGAAAATCAAAAGCCTGTCGAAATCCAGCGCCCTCATTGCGCAGCTCTACGAGTACCCCATCATAGGGAAGAAGGAGTCCCTCATGTACTGCCTGGGTGAGTGCACAAGGGATACGCGGCTTGATGCGTTTACGGCTCTACTCCTTTGCTTCTACACCTCTCCGCCTCCATTTAAACACCTTCACCTATTTTGCTTCACctgttttgcttccccccccgcaggcgcCAACTCGCTGGAAGAGCTGGGCTGCATAATCCTCTGCTGCAAGTGCCCCCCGGAGCAGAAGAAAGACATCCAGTTCTACCAAAACATGTGCGAGCAAATGAACATAAACAAGAATGAGGAAATACTAAAGGTAAAGGAAACCCCATTGAAATTCAGAAAGGTAAAAACAGAAGTCACCTTTTTTGACTGCCAGCTGCCAGAACCCACACCCAAAATAGACAGACAAAGGGCAGCCAATCTGTGCTTCTTAATATACCCACTGAATAATGGAAACGCCACCGTCCTCGAGCTATTCGTTCATTTCGAAAATGAGTTTAAGTACACGCCCATCAAAATGGTcacttattttattaaaaaaattgtaaaaaatatgtacgaGAATATCATCAAGGCGTGCAAAAATTACGACGCCATTTATTCCGACCGGCTAACCACCAACCAGGAATTTTACCTCTGGCTCGATGACCAAATTAAGAAGTACACCAAGAGCAAGCACCAGGCCAAGTTCATTGATTCGATAAGTCTCGAGAGCTACCACGAGCCGGAGAACAGCGACCCGCTCTAGACACCAGGGGGGAGCGACGGGTTGAGCGGCCAGTTAAGAGATACACAGGCGGCACGCACATGATTTGATAGCGTGTCGCCTAACCCACTCATGCACTCAATTTGTTAACTTCTCCCCTCTCTGTGCATATACCGCCACTCTTTCCCTCTCCCAGCACGCGCgtcatttttcccttccgaATTGTGCTGTTATGCGCGCATTAAAACGGCTACCTTGTTCACATGCTTCAGTGCGCCTCATAGGGAGTCCACAAGTGGAGGTACTGTTTTCACACCATGTATGCATATTTGCCcagtaaaatttttttttttttttttacgtaagcGAATTTTGGGAGGGTTGACCCATTTACGGCTCCCTTCCCCCACAGCGTTGCCATACCGCGACTTCGTTGCCATCAGCTTAACGCCATTTGATTATTCCCATTTCAttgctgccccttttgctatttcattttattttttttagtaattaACATGATTTATTTGCGCCCTCTTCACAAAACCGATAAGACAAACACACGTGCTGATTCCGTTTTCGCCACATGtgttttcactttttaatcgtatttaattttttttcccttaaaaaGGACTTACCAATTTtgagtaaatttttatttttacacacaATTCGGGGGGCTATGCCGAGTGGTATGTGCAGCGTGGGGATGATCTCTTCGGGAAGAACACGGGGAAAATAATTGGGAACATCGAGGAATGAAGCGGTGGGACAAGTAAAAAGGCGCGACTTTGTACAAACTCCAGTTTTGTGAATCGCATCCATTTTACAAAGGGATACACAGCGCACAGCTGGCACAAAAATAGGTTCAATTTTGTACGCCATAATTACCGTTATGTAAGGGCAGCTTTTTACTTTACCCATATGTGCGACTCCACAGTTGGTGGTTCATTCTTTTTGTCCCTTGGGAAACGTGCACCCCTCCTCACTCTTTTCACATAATGGCGTACAATTAAAGGGCATTCGGTTTTCTTTCGCGCATGTGGTTTTTCAACAAGGCAACATTGTGCAAAGCGCTAAGTGGAGTGAcgcacacattttttgctttctccaAAGCGCAGcccctttttcctccatCACGCCGAGGCTGCGGTTCACTCCGAACAAATGATCATTTAACCATGTGGCAAAATTGTAGTGAAGGAACGCCTTCGTTTGGTCTCCCTAGCATTCTGGTTTAAAATGGCGAAGTTTTAAATGCCACAAAAAGGGTAGTGACACGTTCTTTTCACCGCCACATGCAGCGATTTCCGTCCATTTCATCTTTTACACGCTCATGTGATAGAAGGCATGACGACTTTTCCTACCCTTTTCTACCTCTTTCAGCCTGCttagaaggtgaagaaaaaatgaacacctGCGTGGGGGCATCATACATATAGGGCAGGAGGGGGGCTTTATTCCACACGTTAAGCAGAAAAAGTGTAAGCTTTTTACTGGGCTGGAGAAAtttcccccaattttgcacacaagTGAATTGTGACTTTTGCCTGCACGGtgaatagttttttttttttttttttttttttttataagctTTCATTTTAGCTAGCTAATTGTTGGTCACAGTTCTGCGCTAAAGTGGgcaaacggaaaaaataaaaacacagAATTGTGCAAATAGCGCAACGCAGCAGCGCAGTTTAGCGCAATGCGGCACAAAACATAACCCAACAATTAGCACAAAGGAGCTCTAAAGGTCGGCCTTAACACGAACCAGGAAAGCCCACTAGCGATCATTAACATAAATGCACGAATTGCAATTTCGTATGAAcagttcaaaaaaaaaaaaaaaaatacacgtaTTTTCCCCATTGTGTGCAAACgaataggcaaaaaaaaaaaaaaaaattatttaccaTCTGATGAAGGTGTAAAAGTATTTccctttataattttgctcATCGAGTAACCGCGCCCCCTCTTTTGTAGCAACTTTAAGAGGATATTCCTTAACCAGACAACCTTTGCGTACACAAGATCGAAGCGTTAATCGTTTTTCACACGAGGAGAATTTACGCGTGTATCGCTTGTCCCCCCACCAGTTGTACTTTATCACAGGACTGCTACGTTATCCCCGCGTCTGTACCAAACGGGAAAGGAGTACCATGACGGACAAAATATGCCACAAACTGATCAATGAAAACATTAAAACGTTGTGTCATGAACCCCTGGGGAGTGACGACGGCTATGGGAAAAAGCCGCATGGAAGTTTTATCAACGGCGTTGGCGTAAACTGCTCCGCGAAGTGCGATGAATTGTGTAACAACATAAATGACCGactgcaaaaaattaaagataTTGTACACCTGAGGTCAGCAAAGCCAAATGCAGTCCTGATAGAAACCCTAACCTATATCAAAGAGTACATAAAGGAAATACAAAAGTACATAGATCTTTTTAACAACGTTATATATGAGGAGAACAAGGCGTATGCTTATGTGGAGGATATAATGACCTCTCTGGATAAGCAAAATCAGAACATTCAGAAGATTTTTCACATATGTAGCAAAAATATTGTCATTACGAAGAATAACAGTGAACTCGTTTTGCAGAAACCGCAAAGCTACTCTTCCCTCTCGGCCAAGTTTGTTAACAATTTGTTAAGTGTGTgcaaggaggagggggatgAACAGGGGGACAACGCCGAGGGGGAAAATCACCCTGAAGATGGGGCCCCCAATGGTGCCCCGAGTACAGCTCGAAGTGCGACCCAAAACATAAGCCAAAACGCAAACCAGAACGTAAGACAAAATGTGATCTTAAACGAATGCCCCGGTGAGGACTACATTAATTAGGAGATCCCATTCGGTGTATGTGTGGGGTGGCATCAATTTTGCTTCGAAGTGAAGGCGCAAATGTGTTGTACTTTTGGGCTAATTTTCCCACCGGTTGACCCATTTTTGAGACCCAGCCCCAAATACGTGCATTTTTCACgtacccccctttttgcaaaattcgAACGTAACATGGAAGGTGTCATTTGTGGTGAAGAAGTTATCCATTTGGAGGAACGCGGttcgaaagaaaaaaaaacggcaataaaaatttggctcgattttatttatatgtaaaatgtagttttttttttatttttatttatttgttcagttgtttatttttttgagcacTTAAcgtttatttaaaaattttatttgcgtCCTACAACATGGTCTGCAGCCGACTCGCCGCCCCACCCTCCGAAAGTAAACACAAGAGAGGGGCACCTGCTTCGCGAATGTACACATACgtcacatgtgcatgcatatgGTGTGTATAACCGAGTTGTGTAGCTAATTCGggttttgcctttttaaaaatgtgtaaaaaaaaaagaaaaaagtaagATACAAAATGAGTTGTTAAGCTATCCTGTTGCATGCAACCTacatgattaaaaaaaaaaaaaaggcccaaCCTGGAGCACCACCACAAGCCATACCTCCCCCACCGTGGCACATATTGCACTTACACTTTTGTGTACCATTTGGGGTAAGCCTGCTAAGCTaaaggagaggcaaaaaaaaaaaagtaaaaacatGTTTCTCCACTTATTCATGTCAACGTAGCAGATAAAAACTCATGTCCAATTTTTTAGTcttaaaatgtgtatataaaCTTTTTGAACAGTAGGCCTGCGCTTGTCCCGCTTTGCCGTTTTGCTATTTGCTGCTTTGCTGTTTGCTTCTTTACTGCTTTgctattttgctattttttaaagacgAAGTGGCGCGATTTGCACAAATCTTTCCCATCTGCTTAACCCATCGGTACAccttgtactttttttttttttttttttccctccgcgTAGATGTGTGTGTGACTCCTATGCCACAAGGAATCGTGACGGGTAGAGGAAATCCGAAAAGAAGCCACCCGCGCGTGTAGACAAAGCGGCGAATCTGCGCTGAGATAGCTAAAGTAGACGCACCTACCCATCCCGCGTAGGCAAACGTAgccgtaaaaaaaaaaaggcaacttTCAAATGAGCACGCGCGTCCTGCCCCCACAACCCCTCTGAGCACACTTGGGAGTAGAGAACAAAATGACTACACACTGGGTGAGGCTGTTTCTCACAATTTTGTGGCTCTACGTGCCAATGTGGAGGAATGAGAAAAGGGAAGGCTTGAGAATATTTGATGTGAATTCTGCTGAGGGGGAGTGGAAGAAGGAGCAGGTTGCGGAGAGGGGGCAGAGGAGACCGATCGGAGCGAGCCAAGTGAAAATCGGCGAGGATGCGTCGATGGGCCTAAACTGGGGTAGGCGCAGGAGGGGTAGGCGCAGGAGGGGTAGGCGCAGGAGGGGTAGGCGCAGGAGGGGTAGGCGAGCTGGACGTGCTTCCGCTTTGAGCGGTGAGGTAACCCGGCAGGGTGACAAGCCGACGGGAGAGGGGCGGCCCGCGGAATCCTTCGCACAAAGAGGCCTAGGATACCCTTACGTAGTCAGAGACCTGAAAAGTGCCCTGCAAATCATGTTGGACCAGTACTGCTACCCGAACGTATCAAGATACTTAGAAAAGACAAACCAACACTATTGCTTcgataaacaaaaattaaaagcataTACGAATAGCCCTCAATGTGTAGACAACTGTGGCAAAATCATTAAATGTTTTGGGATCCCAACAACCGTTCCATCTAAGGCTATCCCCGTAGATGTTGTAAATAGATTAAAGATAAAAACCTGTGTCATTTCgaagaagcaaagaaaatTAGACAACCTATGTGGAGAAAATAAAGTGTTTCGtgtgtacaaaaataaacagtATTGCATTCCTCATGATCTGTTAGACATGGACCGAGTCAGCAACAGTTGTTTTAATGAAAGCAGCACGGTCATCTCCTGTGCAGGTTTTTTGGAAGATGCTGAAAAGGACATTGCATATTTTGAAGTGAATTATGAAAATTCGTTGCATTtaattttgtacaatttgtGTAGTGAAGAATTGGAAGGGAATGGGGAAATGTACAGTGGGTGCCAAGACAGGTCCATATCAAATCGCAGGTGCCTACCCTGGAAttctttaaatataaaagaaatgttAGGCACAGAATATACACATAACTATTGTAGGAACCCAGAAAAATTAACGACTATATATTGCTTTGTCAACATGAATGGATTTGTGTTTCGAGAATTTTGTgagacaaaaaaggagataaTAATGAATGACATTACGTACATGAATGAAACCTTTTTCAACTTCGACGTGACGATGAAGAATGTGTCGGATTTTCGATTAGGACTCTCCAAAGGAGATTGTTCCAACGAATCTCTAAGGCCTGATGACCCTTTTAAGGAAATTATACAGGATTCTTCTGATTATACCTACCACAATGTAAATGGAGAGATAGCCGTGACCGTTTCCTTCAAAAGATTGTACATGCGGTTGTATTATAATACTCATTTCTCTATATGTGCATGCTATAGGGATTACTATTCTGATGAGAACTCCAAGACGTGTTTGCTTAGACACTATTTAACCAAGGTGGGGAATGTCCTATCGAGCAACCCCATTTTTGACTCTTCGGTGAATGTGTTTAATGTGAATAAGGAGAAATTTCTCACCATAAATGTTGACAATTGGGCTATGCACGATAGGGAGATCTACATAATGCATGGGGAGCATTCCTACGAATGTAGGAACTTACGCTTCTTGGAAAATATGTTCGCAACGGGTTTTCAAAAACTGCTTAATGTAGATATTAGCAAGTCCATTGAGAAGATAACTCCCAGTTTAGACAGATCCAAGGCCTTCTCCACTGTGTATGCCTACGCGGATAAAATTTTCGACTTGCAGACCATGGTCAAGCGAAATAAAGACTTTACCAAAGAGGACATTAAACGAGTAGGCATCGGTTGGAAGAATGCCAAAGAAGGAGATCCTCT harbors:
- a CDS encoding hypothetical protein, conserved (encoded by transcript PVX_099000A); translation: MTDKICHKLINENIKTLCHEPLGSDDGYGKKPHGSFINGVGVNCSAKCDELCNNINDRLQKIKDIVHLRSAKPNAVLIETLTYIKEYIKEIQKYIDLFNNVIYEENKAYAYVEDIMTSLDKQNQNIQKIFHICSKNIVITKNNSELVLQKPQSYSSLSAKFVNNLLSVCKEEGDEQGDNAEGENHPEDGAPNGAPSTARSATQNISQNANQNVRQNVILNECPGEDYIN
- a CDS encoding hypothetical protein, conserved (encoded by transcript PVX_098995A), whose product is MEVQNEVSQNPGAHFKKKKKKKRERRGNKRAHAPKGDVARGRNVCNKKSRKNSDKENGPTGDNPGCRTYNRNDIHAYNRYHHLRGHRQHNEHTHDAGFTPGEFGRSCDDQNMMAHAESKNYKGVAPDENQDTTMSTYDDNTMEEGDNTQHCDMHDVWITLCQYLNCMQKKDYINEENAHSELTVPPNEIFTTSNFFCRKNNFFCSAHEEDHSTVHSADATKAGGIFCWRAPHQRGEGEGEGECADERCGPTQGGEDALQGGDANQRSANTNMSIIHNVGSRNSENDPLGGEFPDGGDHPPRLHNANEEDEQGEKQKINIRIMSDGKEESHYGSANNLNASSSFFSKHTSEKNNLGDPAEGINPLVSLDPLNSGGKIDRNVIFIQVRNFSQKIDEYISDEKIFRAQKLILHVKKYVEFYISYFKKMNDEEAVQMLTNYYEENCTDKNSSYNVNNLKVHIIFYFLNFFRLHEMSNMLQDYSYYFSVDKNNSVSSDTMSNSLDNNTSRTLGEDANLHRKSSALHSAGHSAGHSVGHSAVNFDEGLPCGSSAMGLSLDGEVRSEHNSEVKSAQIGEGPNEDQQAEQQADQQADRRAAPRAAPPADRGEEPADPNERPAGDHPSGSNPADEEEQAKRESQVIVDKMYHHQCNGSSIFSSNKVSVTKKNSKEETNMNTKGSNRHMVKIIQKYSRRFKNFRKMKQNKEGWVKENDKYLDLWHRVDSENNVSVHIRAKLPYEVSKILSIISETELSTHWVPFLTSSEKIKSLSKSSALIAQLYEYPIIGKKESLMYCLGANSLEELGCIILCCKCPPEQKKDIQFYQNMCEQMNINKNEEILKVKETPLKFRKVKTEVTFFDCQLPEPTPKIDRQRAANLCFLIYPLNNGNATVLELFVHFENEFKYTPIKMVTYFIKKIVKNMYENIIKACKNYDAIYSDRLTTNQEFYLWLDDQIKKYTKSKHQAKFIDSISLESYHEPENSDPL